In one window of Hyla sarda isolate aHylSar1 chromosome 1, aHylSar1.hap1, whole genome shotgun sequence DNA:
- the LOC130312204 gene encoding DNA damage-regulated autophagy modulator protein 1-like, protein MELKGLGFVPLLLAFWCAAWLATSYIVTVVLGHAASPLMHISDVGNFFPENILLRIGFIGTSIGTLVLTFLIYKYMVMHTEEFRGHQVLIQRILLAIVWASCFGTAFMHVLSPEEYPRIHFVSMVISITCEALYYLGQSIQMYKLPGAKKVIRHSRCTCCGLTFTCAIFYFGYKTLQELFYDDEDWDEIREITTIIIEWVMLLLILINIVTYYSTMQRLMLTVSRNSCKLSLRVRIDDFGV, encoded by the exons atggagctaaaaggtttggggttcgtcccccttctgttggcgttttggtgtgcggcctggcttgccaccagctacattgtgacggtcgtcctcggccatgccgcctcgccactgatgcacatcag tgacgtgggaaatttctttcccgaaaacatattattgagaattggtttcatagggacatccattggcactttggtactaacctttcttatttataagtatatggttatgcatactgaagagttcaggggtcatcaggtcctgatccagaggatcctgctcgccattgtgtgggcctcctgttttggtacagctttcatgcatgtattgtcccccgaagaatatcccaggatacactttgtcagcatggtaatttccattacatgtgaagccttatactaccttgggcagtccatccagatgtataaattaccaggagcaaagaaAGTCATccgccatagtagatgcacctgctgtggcctgacttttacctgcgcaattttctactttggatataaaacattacaggaattattctatgatgatgaagactgggacgagatccgtgaaatcaccaccataatcatcgagtgggtgatgcttctactgatcctgataaacatcgtgacctattattccaccatgcagaggttaatgttaaccgtctccaggaacagctgcaaactctctcttagagtaagaattgatgacttcggggtgtag